From the Streptomyces pluripotens genome, one window contains:
- a CDS encoding protein meaA encodes MTERQKDRPWLMRTYAGHSTAEASNELYRRNLAKGQTGLSVAFDLPTQTGYDPDHILARGEVGRVGVPVAHLGDMRRLFQDIPLEQMNTSMTINATAMWLLALYQVVAEEQGADITKLQGTTQNDIVKEYLSRGTHVFPPGPSLRLTTDMIAYTVSHIPKWNPINICSYHLQEAGATPVQEIAYAVSTAIAVLDAVRDGGQVPPERMGDVVARISFFVNAGVRFIEEMCKMKAFGRIWDKITRERYGIENPKQRRFRYGVQVNSLGLTEAQPENNVQRIVLEMLAVTLSKNARARAVQLPAWNEALGLPRPWDQQWSLRIQQILAYESDLLEYDDIFEGSHVIEAKVNALVEESLAEIGRIQEMGGAMAAVESGYLKAQLVSSHAERRARIESGEEKIVGVNLFEATEPNPLTADLDTAIMTVDPAVEARVTESLQHWRDTRYQPPFNHPRPCKALERLKEAAKGTENLMEATLECARAGVTTGEWAGALREVFGEYRAPTGVSSAPVAVAAEAGSALAGVRAGVDATARELGVGKLRFLVGKPGLDGHSNGAEQIAVRARDAGFEVVYQGIRLTPEQIVDAALAEDVHAVGLSILSGSHAQLVPDVLQRLRVAGATDIPVIAGGIIPNGDAEHLRAAGVAAVFTPKDFDITAIIGRIVGEIRKANKLDPLEVPA; translated from the coding sequence ATGACTGAGCGTCAGAAGGACCGGCCGTGGCTCATGCGCACGTACGCCGGTCACTCCACGGCCGAGGCGTCCAACGAGCTGTACCGGCGCAACCTAGCCAAGGGTCAGACCGGTCTGTCCGTGGCGTTCGACCTGCCGACCCAGACCGGCTACGACCCCGACCACATCCTCGCCCGCGGCGAGGTCGGCCGGGTGGGCGTGCCCGTCGCACACCTCGGTGACATGCGCCGACTGTTCCAGGACATCCCACTGGAGCAGATGAACACCTCGATGACGATCAACGCCACCGCCATGTGGCTGCTGGCGCTCTACCAGGTCGTCGCGGAGGAGCAGGGCGCGGACATCACCAAGCTCCAGGGCACGACCCAGAACGACATCGTCAAGGAGTACCTGTCCCGGGGGACGCATGTCTTCCCTCCCGGCCCCTCGCTCCGGCTGACCACGGACATGATCGCGTACACGGTCTCCCACATCCCGAAGTGGAACCCGATCAACATCTGCAGCTACCACCTGCAGGAGGCCGGAGCCACGCCCGTACAGGAGATCGCGTACGCGGTCTCCACCGCGATCGCCGTCCTGGACGCCGTTCGGGACGGCGGTCAGGTGCCCCCGGAACGCATGGGCGACGTGGTCGCCCGGATCTCCTTCTTCGTGAACGCGGGCGTCCGCTTCATCGAGGAGATGTGCAAGATGAAGGCGTTCGGCCGCATCTGGGACAAGATCACGCGCGAGCGGTACGGCATCGAGAACCCCAAGCAACGCCGTTTTCGCTACGGCGTCCAGGTCAACTCCCTCGGCCTGACGGAGGCGCAGCCGGAGAACAACGTCCAGCGGATCGTCCTGGAGATGCTGGCCGTCACCCTCTCCAAGAACGCCCGTGCGCGTGCCGTGCAGCTGCCCGCCTGGAACGAGGCGCTCGGCCTGCCCCGGCCCTGGGACCAGCAGTGGTCGCTGCGCATCCAGCAGATCCTCGCGTATGAGAGCGACCTACTGGAGTACGACGACATCTTCGAGGGTTCACACGTCATCGAGGCGAAGGTGAACGCCCTCGTCGAGGAGTCCCTCGCCGAGATCGGTCGCATCCAGGAGATGGGCGGCGCGATGGCCGCCGTCGAGTCCGGCTACCTCAAGGCGCAGCTGGTCTCCTCGCACGCCGAGCGCCGGGCGCGGATCGAGTCCGGCGAAGAGAAGATCGTCGGCGTCAACCTCTTCGAGGCCACCGAGCCGAACCCGCTCACGGCCGACCTGGACACCGCGATCATGACGGTCGACCCTGCGGTCGAGGCCCGGGTCACCGAGTCGCTCCAGCACTGGCGGGACACCCGCTACCAGCCTCCCTTCAACCACCCGCGGCCCTGCAAGGCGCTGGAACGGTTGAAGGAGGCCGCCAAGGGGACCGAGAACCTCATGGAGGCCACGCTGGAGTGCGCCCGCGCCGGTGTCACCACCGGCGAATGGGCCGGGGCGCTGCGCGAGGTGTTCGGCGAGTACCGGGCACCCACCGGGGTCTCCTCGGCGCCGGTGGCGGTCGCCGCCGAGGCGGGCTCGGCTCTCGCCGGGGTCCGCGCCGGAGTGGACGCCACAGCCCGCGAGCTGGGCGTCGGCAAGCTGCGCTTCCTGGTCGGCAAGCCGGGTCTGGACGGGCACTCCAACGGCGCGGAGCAGATCGCCGTCCGTGCACGCGACGCCGGCTTCGAGGTGGTCTACCAGGGCATCCGGCTCACTCCGGAGCAGATCGTGGACGCGGCCCTGGCGGAGGACGTGCACGCCGTGGGCCTGTCGATCCTGTCCGGTTCGCACGCCCAGCTGGTTCCGGATGTACTCCAGCGGCTGCGTGTGGCCGGTGCCACAGATATACCCGTGATCGCAGGTGGCATCATCCCGAACGGTGACGCCGAACACCTCAGGGCCGCCGGAGTGGCAGCGGTGTTCACCCCGAAGGACTTCGACATCACCGCGATCATCGGCCGCATCGTCGGCGAGATCCGCAAAGCGAACAAGCTCGACCCCCTG
- the ccrA gene encoding crotonyl-CoA carboxylase/reductase has protein sequence MKDILDAIQSQDATSADFAALRLPESYRAITVHKDETEMFAGLQTRDKDPRKSIHLDEVPVPELGPGEALVAVMASSVNYNSVWTSIFEPLPTFGFLERYGRLSELTKRHDLPYHIIGSDLAGVVLRTGPGVNAWKPGDEVVAHCLSVELESSDGHNDTMLDPEQRIWGFETNFGGLAEIALVKSNQLMPKPAHLTWEEAAAPGLVNSTAYRQLVSRNGAQMKQGDNVLIWGASGGLGSYATQFALAGGATPICIVSSEQKAEICRKMGAELIIDRSAEGYRFWKDEHTQDPKEWKRFGKRIRELTGGEDVDIVFEHPGRETFGASVYVTRKGGTIVTCASTSGYHHEYDNRYLWMSLKRIIGSHFANYREAWEANRLIAKGKIHPTLSRVYSLQDTGQAAYDVHRNLHQGKVGVLCLASEEGLGVRDKEMRAKHADAINRFRNV, from the coding sequence GTGAAGGACATCCTGGACGCGATCCAGTCGCAGGACGCCACGTCCGCCGACTTCGCCGCGCTACGACTCCCCGAGTCGTACCGTGCGATCACCGTGCACAAGGACGAGACGGAGATGTTCGCGGGCCTGCAGACCCGCGACAAGGACCCGCGCAAGTCGATCCACCTCGACGAGGTCCCCGTGCCCGAACTCGGACCGGGCGAGGCCCTGGTGGCCGTGATGGCCTCCTCGGTCAACTACAACTCGGTGTGGACCTCGATCTTCGAGCCGCTGCCGACGTTCGGCTTCCTTGAGCGCTACGGCAGGCTCAGCGAGCTGACGAAGCGCCACGACCTGCCCTACCACATCATCGGCTCGGACCTCGCGGGCGTCGTCCTGCGCACCGGCCCGGGGGTGAACGCCTGGAAACCCGGCGACGAGGTCGTCGCCCACTGCCTGTCCGTCGAGCTGGAGTCCTCCGACGGCCACAACGACACCATGCTCGACCCAGAGCAGCGCATCTGGGGCTTCGAGACCAACTTCGGCGGCCTCGCCGAGATCGCGCTCGTCAAGTCCAACCAGCTGATGCCCAAGCCGGCCCACCTGACCTGGGAGGAGGCCGCGGCCCCCGGCCTGGTCAACTCCACCGCCTACCGGCAACTGGTCTCCCGCAACGGCGCCCAGATGAAACAAGGCGACAACGTCCTCATCTGGGGCGCGAGCGGCGGCCTCGGCTCCTACGCCACCCAGTTCGCCCTCGCCGGCGGCGCCACACCCATCTGCATCGTCTCCAGCGAGCAGAAGGCGGAGATCTGCCGGAAAATGGGAGCCGAGCTGATCATCGACCGCAGCGCCGAGGGCTACAGGTTCTGGAAGGACGAACACACCCAGGACCCGAAGGAGTGGAAGCGCTTCGGCAAGCGCATCCGCGAACTCACCGGCGGCGAGGACGTCGACATCGTCTTCGAACACCCCGGCCGGGAAACCTTCGGCGCCTCGGTCTACGTCACCCGCAAGGGCGGCACGATCGTCACCTGCGCCTCCACCTCCGGCTACCACCACGAGTACGACAACCGCTACCTGTGGATGTCCCTGAAGCGGATCATCGGCTCGCACTTCGCCAACTACCGCGAAGCCTGGGAGGCCAACCGCCTCATCGCCAAGGGCAAGATCCACCCCACCCTGTCGAGGGTCTACTCCCTGCAAGACACCGGCCAGGCCGCCTACGACGTCCACCGCAACCTCCACCAGGGCAAGGTCGGCGTGCTGTGCCTGGCATCCGAAGAAGGCCTGGGCGTGCGCGACAAGGAGATGCGCGCCAAGCACGCCGACGCCATCAACCGCTTCCGCAACGTCTGA